One stretch of Leptospira mtsangambouensis DNA includes these proteins:
- a CDS encoding carboxypeptidase M32, with amino-acid sequence MALPQALENYRKQYRKIKLFQDVASVLHWDSEVMMPEEGREYRSSQIAAVAELTHDWMTDKSFLNQIQAAKDSIKELPEFERSVWNRELEVLMEEKEKADKLPSEFVSEFARVTNLAHGEWATAKKEKNFQSFAKRLEELVQLSKKQADYFGYTTEPYDALLDSYEKGAKAEQIQILFSDLKESLVPIVATAPKFKNPFPGPISLEKQTKFCNRLPSLLGLTTKESRLDTSNHPFSTSLGKGDKRITTRYSETDPLSSIFGVLHETGHSLYESGLSAMPDWPTPMTEFLSLGIHESQSRLWENQVGRSLPFWEFVYPILLSDFGLTDKELPFKELYQYINSTEKTKVRVEADQVTYNLHIILRFEIERDLINGKIQVKDLPEIWNTKMKESFGLSVENDAEGVLQDIHWSMGAFGYFPTYTLGNIFSSQFFKKFTEEFPDSHNKFSTKGDFSDLLGWLRKNIHSKGKIFDVDTLMKQTTGESANSKYLISYLNGKIKEVAK; translated from the coding sequence ATGGCCCTGCCCCAAGCACTCGAAAATTACCGAAAACAATATCGTAAAATCAAATTATTCCAAGATGTGGCTTCCGTTTTGCATTGGGATTCGGAGGTGATGATGCCCGAAGAAGGTCGGGAATACCGGTCCTCACAAATCGCTGCAGTCGCAGAACTCACTCATGATTGGATGACAGACAAATCTTTTTTAAATCAAATCCAAGCTGCGAAAGATTCGATCAAGGAACTTCCTGAATTTGAACGTTCGGTTTGGAATCGTGAATTAGAAGTCCTCATGGAAGAGAAAGAGAAAGCAGATAAACTGCCTTCTGAGTTTGTTTCCGAATTTGCACGAGTCACTAACTTAGCACATGGTGAATGGGCAACGGCAAAAAAAGAAAAAAACTTCCAATCATTTGCAAAACGTTTAGAAGAATTAGTTCAATTATCTAAAAAACAAGCCGATTACTTCGGTTATACGACAGAACCTTATGATGCATTACTCGACAGTTACGAAAAAGGTGCCAAAGCAGAACAAATTCAAATTTTGTTTTCTGATTTGAAGGAATCACTGGTTCCAATTGTTGCTACCGCTCCTAAATTCAAAAATCCATTCCCTGGACCAATCTCTTTAGAGAAACAAACTAAGTTTTGTAATCGATTGCCGTCACTTCTAGGTTTAACAACAAAAGAATCTAGACTGGATACTAGTAACCATCCGTTTTCCACAAGTTTAGGGAAAGGCGATAAACGAATCACAACTAGGTATTCTGAAACAGATCCACTATCTTCCATCTTTGGTGTGTTACACGAAACTGGTCATTCATTATATGAATCTGGGTTGTCAGCAATGCCAGATTGGCCCACACCAATGACAGAATTCTTAAGTTTAGGTATTCATGAATCACAAAGTCGTTTGTGGGAAAACCAAGTGGGGCGTTCTTTGCCATTTTGGGAATTCGTTTATCCCATTTTGTTATCTGATTTTGGTCTCACAGATAAAGAACTTCCATTTAAAGAGTTGTACCAATATATCAATAGCACAGAAAAAACAAAAGTAAGAGTGGAAGCAGACCAGGTAACTTATAATCTGCATATCATTCTGCGATTTGAAATTGAAAGAGATCTCATCAATGGAAAAATCCAAGTAAAGGATTTACCTGAAATTTGGAATACAAAGATGAAAGAAAGTTTTGGCCTATCGGTAGAGAATGATGCAGAAGGTGTTTTGCAGGATATTCATTGGTCGATGGGTGCTTTTGGATATTTCCCAACATACACACTAGGAAATATTTTTAGCTCACAGTTTTTCAAAAAATTTACAGAAGAATTTCCAGATTCGCATAACAAATTTTCTACGAAAGGTGATTTTTCTGACTTACTCGGTTGGCTTAGGAAAAACATTCACTCAAAAGGAAAAATATTTGATGTCGATACACTGATGAAACAGACCACTGGTGAATCAGCAAATTCCAAATATTTAATCTCTTATTTAAACGGGAAAATTAAAGAAGTAGCGAAATAA
- a CDS encoding SMP-30/gluconolactonase/LRE family protein, with protein sequence MFLLKRKLSNLQKSFLSFLVFNLCLVFISCKTPEEYFKNQIKGPVELPYNPIVESIRSEGDPIKNNVTINGNTLPAQDEILLQEDLNRAFIASIDGWIWKVDLAKNTSEPFVKTPLLPGGMVFHPKNQDIIYMCLSRGKEHKDPLVDGPGIYELTISTKRLRKIGTRVPLVDKTAEPSEGQIGKFYPWNKETKIPISNLNDTNSRYVEKADDLTISKDGERIYFTEPYDHPNSILGVSSQSKHEVLTLGRNGHLWKYDLKDNTASLIAHQYTYLDGILLEYSNSEIESSILLNELSKSRLIRLHLTGDKKGNDEVVIDGLPGFPDGMDRDFKGRIWIAIPVERSKLITWLHKHPFWKSLVLYIPESLLPVSKKTGILALTPNGSKPIYYAMHNGSLFSHIIVVVPGKDKLYLAVYQEGFKGFVTMPYPNNI encoded by the coding sequence ATGTTTTTATTAAAAAGAAAATTATCTAACTTACAAAAATCTTTTCTTTCTTTTTTGGTATTCAACTTATGTTTAGTTTTCATATCCTGCAAAACACCAGAGGAATATTTTAAAAATCAAATCAAAGGTCCTGTCGAACTTCCTTACAATCCCATCGTCGAGTCCATTCGATCAGAGGGAGACCCAATCAAGAATAATGTTACAATCAACGGAAATACACTTCCAGCTCAAGATGAAATCCTCCTTCAAGAAGATTTGAACCGAGCATTTATCGCATCTATTGATGGTTGGATTTGGAAAGTAGATTTAGCAAAAAATACTTCCGAACCTTTTGTGAAAACTCCCCTTCTTCCTGGTGGAATGGTTTTTCATCCCAAGAACCAAGATATCATCTATATGTGTTTGTCGCGTGGAAAAGAACACAAAGATCCACTCGTAGATGGACCAGGTATTTATGAATTAACGATATCAACCAAACGATTACGTAAAATAGGAACACGAGTTCCCCTTGTTGACAAAACCGCTGAGCCATCTGAAGGACAAATCGGAAAATTTTATCCATGGAACAAAGAAACAAAAATCCCAATTTCAAACTTAAATGATACAAACAGTCGTTACGTAGAAAAAGCAGATGATCTTACAATTAGCAAAGATGGAGAACGCATCTATTTTACTGAACCATATGATCATCCGAATTCTATTCTTGGTGTAAGTTCCCAATCAAAACATGAAGTTCTGACATTGGGAAGAAACGGTCATCTATGGAAATATGATTTAAAAGATAACACTGCGAGTTTGATTGCCCATCAATACACTTATCTAGATGGAATTTTGTTAGAATATTCAAACAGCGAAATAGAATCATCAATTCTTTTGAACGAACTATCAAAATCAAGGCTCATTCGCCTTCACCTAACGGGAGATAAAAAAGGCAATGACGAAGTTGTGATTGATGGTCTTCCCGGATTTCCGGATGGTATGGACCGAGATTTTAAGGGCCGAATTTGGATCGCAATTCCAGTGGAGCGTTCTAAATTAATTACTTGGTTGCACAAACATCCATTTTGGAAATCTCTAGTTTTGTATATACCAGAAAGTCTATTACCAGTTTCTAAAAAAACTGGAATCCTTGCTTTGACACCTAATGGAAGTAAGCCTATATACTATGCTATGCATAATGGAAGTTTGTTTTCTCATATCATAGTCGTCGTGCCTGGAAAAGATAAACTATATTTAGCTGTCTATCAAGAAGGATTCAAAGGTTTTGTCACGATGCCATATCCTAACAATATTTAG
- a CDS encoding SMP-30/gluconolactonase/LRE family protein — MKIQKQKYLFFLLLFTIGCNTNNIKIGKAYKLGPVPNTIQEATKPDPFLENLNVTMPLLPGHDDLIFNNQEKVAYASGMDGWIWKLDFKSNLGTAWVKPPVNPAGLQFADKKKESILFCASKLGGDTYDDSQKVGLYEVNIKTKSMTPILLSLPKIENSDFEIVYSESKRPTFSLQSLNEYNSRPFSLCNDLAVSNDGNRIYISEPFERVNAAMGSGAVPEAIGLYPHGKLWMYDRKQKTISLVMNGFTFVDGIIIAEHSVTKEESVIITETTKFRIIKANISGKKEGTFEVLFDNLPGLADGLERDTKGRIWIGIIKPRSGLVNFIHNNPWLKSFLLSLPQRILPIAKKTGIMVLDPTGKKALYYAMHDGSKIKDISVAVPNEDSVYFPSFDISSRGLYSISTNKLLLGE, encoded by the coding sequence ATGAAAATTCAAAAACAAAAATACTTATTTTTCCTACTTTTATTCACTATTGGTTGTAATACAAACAATATCAAAATTGGGAAGGCGTACAAATTAGGACCTGTACCGAATACCATACAGGAAGCTACAAAACCAGATCCTTTTTTAGAAAATTTAAATGTCACCATGCCACTGTTACCTGGTCATGATGATCTTATTTTTAACAATCAAGAAAAAGTGGCTTATGCATCCGGGATGGATGGATGGATCTGGAAATTAGACTTCAAATCAAACCTTGGAACTGCGTGGGTAAAACCGCCAGTTAATCCTGCTGGATTACAATTCGCAGACAAAAAGAAAGAATCCATTTTGTTTTGTGCTTCAAAACTCGGTGGGGACACTTATGACGATTCACAAAAAGTAGGTTTGTATGAAGTAAATATCAAAACAAAGTCGATGACTCCTATTCTTCTTTCTCTACCAAAAATAGAAAATTCTGATTTTGAGATTGTTTACTCCGAATCGAAACGCCCTACATTTTCTTTACAGTCATTAAACGAATACAATTCAAGACCTTTCTCTTTATGTAACGATCTCGCCGTTTCAAATGATGGAAATCGAATTTATATTTCAGAGCCATTTGAAAGAGTGAATGCAGCAATGGGAAGTGGTGCCGTTCCAGAGGCTATCGGACTTTATCCACATGGAAAATTATGGATGTATGATAGAAAACAAAAAACTATTTCTCTTGTGATGAATGGTTTTACCTTTGTTGATGGAATCATCATTGCGGAACATTCTGTTACAAAAGAAGAGTCAGTAATCATAACAGAGACAACAAAATTTCGAATCATTAAAGCCAACATCAGTGGGAAAAAAGAAGGTACATTCGAGGTACTTTTCGATAACTTGCCTGGTCTTGCGGATGGATTGGAGCGAGATACAAAAGGAAGGATTTGGATAGGTATCATTAAACCACGGTCCGGTCTCGTGAATTTTATCCATAACAACCCTTGGTTAAAATCATTTTTGCTTTCATTACCGCAACGAATTTTGCCAATCGCAAAGAAAACAGGAATTATGGTATTGGATCCTACTGGAAAAAAAGCACTCTATTATGCGATGCATGATGGCTCAAAAATAAAAGATATATCTGTTGCCGTTCCTAATGAAGATTCAGTTTATTTTCCTTCGTTTGACATATCATCCCGCGGGTTGTATTCGATTTCGACAAATAAGCTTTTGTTAGGTGAATAA
- a CDS encoding M24 family metallopeptidase, with protein sequence MPLLQEKGLLSKLSSKLSKLSSESIRIPTADEKNGFLKAQRLAYECVTTIEKEMLPGWTEKQTAKRMDEFLRDHGVKVFLHRPFAWFGEHARFDGYKRFTQFHPGKKQLVEEESFILDVSPVVDGYIGDIGYSSSLIKNSELDSGMKYLLHLREEIPKYFSSTMTPSEIWWKIDSDAKQSGFDNVHSLYPFAVLGHRVYKVNLPNVSFPLLPVSFASWFSLQGSYEFLSHKVLPELLTPDHQGNKMGLWAVEPHLGKGKTGFKFEEILVVEENKAYWLDNEVPHVKKYQMPNGKN encoded by the coding sequence ATGCCATTATTGCAAGAAAAAGGTTTATTATCAAAATTATCTTCAAAGCTCTCAAAACTAAGTTCCGAATCGATTCGGATTCCAACAGCTGATGAAAAAAATGGATTTTTAAAAGCCCAGAGACTAGCTTACGAATGTGTCACAACCATTGAGAAAGAAATGTTACCAGGTTGGACTGAAAAACAAACAGCAAAAAGAATGGATGAGTTTTTGCGAGATCACGGTGTAAAAGTCTTTCTACATAGACCATTTGCTTGGTTTGGTGAACATGCAAGGTTTGACGGATACAAACGATTCACTCAATTTCATCCAGGTAAAAAACAATTGGTAGAAGAAGAATCTTTTATTTTGGATGTATCACCAGTAGTTGATGGTTATATCGGTGATATAGGTTATTCTTCTTCTTTAATCAAAAATTCCGAACTTGACTCTGGTATGAAATACCTATTGCACCTTCGCGAAGAGATCCCGAAATATTTTAGTTCTACAATGACTCCATCAGAAATTTGGTGGAAAATCGATTCCGACGCAAAACAATCTGGTTTCGACAACGTACATTCGTTATATCCTTTTGCTGTACTAGGGCATAGAGTATATAAAGTAAATCTTCCTAATGTTTCTTTTCCTTTGTTGCCTGTGAGTTTTGCAAGTTGGTTCAGTTTGCAAGGGTCTTATGAATTTTTATCACACAAAGTATTACCTGAATTATTAACTCCCGACCATCAGGGTAATAAAATGGGTTTATGGGCAGTGGAGCCACATTTAGGAAAGGGTAAAACTGGGTTTAAATTTGAAGAGATTTTAGTCGTAGAAGAGAACAAAGCCTATTGGTTAGACAACGAAGTTCCTCACGTAAAAAAATACCAAATGCCAAACGGAAAAAACTAA
- a CDS encoding helix-turn-helix transcriptional regulator: MFATNNMQTDFHSHYAATLAISLEKNITIETELGKEEYRVALVGPNTYHRTISPGVEMVALLIDPETYEFGSISESISSGEVKRLDIKKFLPLIDSLWSLYFGDLNHQEATQLQISLLRTVYPFEELKTSIDPRIQKIAKKIRLEVPNSIRMREIGKDFSISEDRLIRLFKENLGIPLRRYLLWVRILRAVKELKAGNNLTDAAHAAGFSDSAHFSRTFKENFGFIPSLFFGHLKTAEVRFCESDESFQ, encoded by the coding sequence ATGTTTGCAACTAATAATATGCAAACTGACTTTCATTCACATTATGCAGCTACATTAGCAATTTCTTTAGAAAAAAATATAACAATCGAAACTGAATTAGGAAAAGAAGAATACCGGGTTGCATTAGTTGGCCCGAATACTTACCATCGAACTATCTCACCTGGAGTAGAAATGGTTGCATTGTTGATAGATCCAGAGACGTATGAATTTGGATCTATTTCAGAATCTATTTCTTCTGGTGAAGTCAAACGTTTAGATATTAAAAAATTTTTACCATTAATCGATTCTTTATGGTCATTGTATTTTGGTGATTTAAATCATCAAGAAGCAACACAACTTCAGATAAGTTTACTTCGAACTGTTTATCCATTTGAAGAATTAAAAACTTCAATCGATCCAAGAATTCAAAAAATTGCTAAAAAAATTCGATTGGAAGTTCCCAATAGCATTCGAATGAGAGAAATAGGAAAAGATTTTTCTATTTCAGAAGATAGATTGATTCGTTTGTTTAAAGAGAATTTAGGAATCCCACTTCGAAGGTATTTGTTATGGGTTCGTATTTTGCGTGCAGTGAAAGAATTAAAGGCAGGCAACAATCTTACCGATGCAGCACATGCAGCAGGTTTTTCCGATTCAGCACATTTCTCAAGGACTTTCAAAGAAAATTTTGGATTTATACCTTCTCTCTTTTTTGGTCACCTCAAAACCGCTGAAGTTCGATTTTGTGAATCGGATGAAAGTTTTCAATAA
- a CDS encoding iron chaperone encodes MKSEIAKSIDEYIGRFPKDVQDILQKVRSIIQKEAPEASEAISYAMPTFVQNGNLVHFAAYAKHIGFYALPSGNLAFQKEISKYKNGKGSIQFPLDEPIPYTLIQKIVKFRVSENLEKQKKKTQKKKTTNLKKPILKKS; translated from the coding sequence ATGAAATCAGAGATAGCAAAATCAATTGATGAATACATAGGAAGATTTCCAAAAGATGTACAAGATATACTTCAAAAGGTTCGAAGTATCATCCAGAAAGAAGCACCAGAAGCATCAGAGGCAATAAGTTATGCGATGCCAACATTTGTACAAAATGGAAACTTGGTACATTTCGCAGCTTATGCAAAACACATTGGTTTTTATGCGCTTCCTTCTGGAAATCTTGCCTTTCAAAAAGAAATTTCTAAATATAAAAACGGGAAAGGTTCCATTCAATTTCCATTGGATGAGCCAATCCCCTATACTCTAATCCAAAAAATTGTTAAATTTAGAGTGAGCGAAAACTTAGAAAAACAGAAGAAGAAAACTCAAAAAAAAAAGACTACAAACTTAAAAAAACCAATCTTGAAGAAATCGTAA
- a CDS encoding MATE family efflux transporter, translating to MTSASLWEDLKKALAGSEEDYTEVSIRKAVFLLSVPMVLELVLESVFAVVDIYFVGALGASAIATVGLTETYLFLLYSVAMGLSFSVTAIIARRIGEKEKDKAGIAAIQSIWIAILASVPFAIAGIFFSKELLKLMGGDEWVLTEGYHYMQWMLGGNIVIVLLFLINAVFRGAGDAAISMRVLWVSNGLNIVLDPIFIFGWGPIPAYGITGAAIATNLGRGIGVLFQLWLLFQGGKHIKILKSHLKIEWETIQGILKTSLGGIGQMIVGMTSWIFIMRILSEFGSQTVAGATIALRTMMFTMMPSWGMSNAVATLVGQNLGAGKPDRAEQSVWFTGFCNMGYLILVSIIYFFWSENLISIFSNDQEVIAIGGKWLQIVSYSYFIYAWWMAAGQAFNGAGDTITPTKINIIFFWVIQIPLAYLLGKHFDFGSTGVFWSIMISESSVGVFTLWLFTKGNWKQTKV from the coding sequence ATGACAAGTGCTAGTTTATGGGAAGATTTAAAAAAGGCTCTTGCTGGTTCTGAAGAAGATTATACGGAAGTTAGCATTCGAAAAGCTGTGTTCCTACTCTCAGTTCCAATGGTTTTGGAACTTGTTTTAGAATCAGTATTTGCAGTTGTCGATATTTATTTTGTTGGAGCTTTAGGTGCATCGGCAATCGCAACAGTTGGTCTTACTGAAACTTATTTGTTCCTATTGTATTCCGTTGCAATGGGTTTGTCATTTTCGGTCACTGCGATTATTGCAAGGCGAATTGGAGAAAAAGAAAAAGACAAAGCAGGAATAGCAGCAATTCAATCCATTTGGATCGCCATCCTTGCTTCTGTTCCTTTTGCAATCGCTGGAATATTTTTTTCAAAAGAACTTCTCAAACTAATGGGTGGAGATGAGTGGGTTTTAACAGAAGGGTACCACTACATGCAGTGGATGTTAGGTGGAAATATTGTCATCGTCCTTCTTTTTCTCATTAATGCAGTTTTTCGTGGAGCAGGGGATGCCGCGATATCAATGAGAGTTTTATGGGTATCCAACGGTCTGAATATTGTTTTAGATCCCATTTTTATTTTTGGTTGGGGACCCATTCCTGCTTATGGAATAACAGGCGCAGCAATTGCAACGAACTTAGGTCGTGGGATCGGAGTGCTTTTTCAATTGTGGTTGTTATTCCAAGGCGGAAAACATATCAAAATTTTAAAATCCCATCTAAAAATAGAATGGGAAACCATCCAGGGTATTTTAAAAACCTCACTTGGTGGAATTGGCCAGATGATTGTTGGTATGACATCTTGGATCTTTATCATGAGAATACTTTCAGAATTCGGGAGTCAAACGGTTGCCGGAGCAACCATTGCATTAAGGACGATGATGTTTACCATGATGCCTTCTTGGGGAATGTCTAACGCAGTTGCTACGTTAGTTGGCCAAAATTTAGGAGCAGGCAAACCAGATCGTGCGGAACAATCCGTTTGGTTTACCGGTTTTTGTAATATGGGCTATTTAATTCTAGTCTCCATCATTTACTTTTTTTGGAGTGAAAACCTAATTTCCATTTTCTCAAATGATCAGGAAGTCATCGCCATTGGTGGTAAATGGTTACAAATTGTGTCCTACTCATATTTTATTTATGCATGGTGGATGGCTGCTGGACAAGCTTTCAATGGTGCAGGAGATACAATCACTCCTACAAAAATTAATATTATTTTCTTTTGGGTCATTCAAATCCCTTTAGCTTATCTATTAGGAAAACATTTCGATTTTGGCTCCACAGGGGTATTTTGGTCTATCATGATTTCGGAATCTTCCGTAGGAGTTTTTACTCTTTGGTTATTTACGAAAGGAAATTGGAAACAAACAAAAGTATAG
- a CDS encoding SRPBCC domain-containing protein, whose amino-acid sequence MFNSETILTLEEKIVRIERMFDAPLQLVWEVWTNPLHIQKWWGPKSFTNPSVEFDFKVGGSYRIVMRSPEGVDYPIFGKFLEITPFQSFVISDLVDEHPDEWVAEVQKMAGVTGDREILNSKLRVLFEEIDGKTKVVLLTEFANNQIRDGFASSGMKEGWSESFEKLEINALPKPNEISMERKMNHSQELIFNTLSNPLTIDHWWGPSGFKTTTESMDFRIGGKWIFTMVGPDGTIYPNVIEYKEIRKFDYMEYIHGSGDVNKKDDFLAKIFLIALGENQTIVKMQLAFPDTNVRNAVIAFGAIESGQQTLSKLDQFLNQK is encoded by the coding sequence ATGTTTAATTCAGAAACAATTTTGACACTAGAAGAAAAGATAGTACGCATCGAACGAATGTTTGATGCTCCATTACAGCTTGTGTGGGAAGTTTGGACAAATCCTTTGCATATCCAAAAATGGTGGGGCCCAAAGAGTTTTACAAATCCATCAGTTGAATTTGATTTTAAAGTAGGTGGATCATATAGAATTGTTATGCGATCTCCTGAAGGGGTTGATTATCCAATTTTTGGAAAATTTTTAGAAATCACTCCATTCCAGAGTTTTGTAATCAGTGATTTGGTAGATGAACATCCTGATGAATGGGTGGCGGAAGTTCAAAAGATGGCAGGTGTTACAGGCGATCGAGAAATACTCAATTCAAAGTTAAGAGTGTTGTTCGAAGAAATTGATGGTAAAACAAAAGTTGTTCTCCTCACCGAATTTGCCAATAACCAAATTCGAGATGGATTTGCAAGTTCAGGTATGAAGGAAGGTTGGTCAGAAAGTTTTGAAAAATTAGAAATAAATGCTCTACCTAAACCTAATGAAATCTCCATGGAAAGAAAAATGAATCATTCGCAGGAACTGATTTTTAATACACTTTCTAATCCATTGACGATCGACCATTGGTGGGGACCGAGTGGATTCAAAACAACAACTGAATCTATGGACTTTCGAATTGGTGGGAAATGGATTTTTACAATGGTCGGACCCGATGGGACAATCTATCCAAATGTAATTGAATATAAAGAAATTAGGAAATTCGACTACATGGAATACATACATGGTTCAGGCGATGTAAATAAAAAGGATGATTTTTTGGCCAAAATATTTCTAATTGCTCTCGGCGAGAATCAAACCATTGTAAAAATGCAACTGGCTTTTCCTGATACAAACGTTCGAAATGCGGTGATTGCCTTTGGTGCGATTGAAAGTGGACAACAGACACTTTCAAAACTTGATCAGTTCTTAAATCAAAAATAG
- a CDS encoding ArsR/SmtB family transcription factor, with protein sequence MVKLQDSEETLNATFQALADPTRRKILMQLVSGEATVLELAEPFQMSLPGISKHLKVLEKAGLIEKGKAAQFRPCRLKVEALQEANQWLEQYKKLWEERLDRLDAYLTELQKSKGNY encoded by the coding sequence ATGGTTAAATTGCAGGATTCGGAAGAAACGCTCAATGCAACGTTCCAAGCATTGGCAGATCCAACTCGTAGAAAGATACTGATGCAACTTGTATCTGGTGAAGCGACAGTTCTCGAATTGGCAGAACCGTTTCAAATGAGTCTCCCCGGGATTTCCAAACATCTGAAAGTTTTGGAAAAAGCAGGGCTTATTGAAAAAGGAAAGGCAGCGCAGTTTCGACCTTGTCGTTTAAAAGTGGAAGCACTTCAGGAAGCCAATCAGTGGTTAGAACAATATAAAAAATTATGGGAAGAACGATTGGATCGTTTGGATGCATATTTAACCGAATTACAAAAATCCAAAGGAAATTATTAA
- a CDS encoding beta-class carbonic anhydrase: protein MSNTLIQQETSKVHKEVLGANEKYASEFGKKGELALPPARSFTILTCMDARLDPAKYAGLAEGDAHVIRNAGGRASDDAIRSLVISYKLLGTKEFFVIHHSDCGMQLFTDPIIRNLLSKSLKTATIDSNGWRNLEESGGSDEAKFIPFLTFENLEQSVIDDVKRIRNHPLIPKDIPVYGYYYDVKTGKLVEVKEATKIGRAS, encoded by the coding sequence ATGTCAAACACACTCATCCAACAAGAAACAAGCAAAGTTCATAAAGAAGTCCTCGGTGCGAACGAAAAATATGCATCTGAATTTGGGAAAAAAGGAGAATTGGCCCTTCCTCCGGCGAGAAGTTTTACCATCCTCACCTGTATGGATGCAAGGTTAGACCCAGCCAAATATGCAGGACTTGCCGAAGGTGATGCGCACGTAATCAGAAATGCTGGAGGCCGTGCAAGTGATGATGCCATTCGGTCTCTCGTCATTTCTTATAAATTATTAGGAACTAAAGAATTCTTTGTCATCCACCACTCAGATTGTGGAATGCAACTTTTCACTGATCCTATCATACGGAACCTCCTTTCAAAAAGTTTGAAAACTGCGACCATTGATTCGAACGGATGGCGAAATTTAGAAGAATCAGGTGGCTCCGATGAAGCAAAGTTCATTCCTTTTTTAACTTTTGAAAATTTAGAACAAAGTGTTATTGATGATGTCAAACGAATTCGTAACCACCCTTTGATTCCGAAAGACATTCCTGTTTATGGATATTATTACGATGTGAAAACCGGAAAGTTAGTAGAGGTCAAAGAAGCCACGAAGATTGGTAGGGCTTCGTAA
- a CDS encoding alkene reductase: MKSLFSEAKLGNLTLKNKVVMAPMTRSRSIGNVPGEIVATYYEQRAEAGLIVTEGTSPSPNGLGYARIPGIFSEEQTNAWKKVTDKVHAKGSKIFVQLMHTGRIGHELNLPKGAKVLGPSAILAKGQMWTDTDGMKEHSTPKEMSKAELKETIEEFVLASKNAIKAGFDGVELHAANGYLLEQFLHPTSNQRTDEYGGSIENRIRFILEVATAVSNAIGKEKTAIRLSPYGAFNDLFPFPETHDEYSLLAEKLNEIGIVYIHLVDHSSMGAPKVEPETVQNIRKAFKGTLILSGGYDAERADKDLSSGHADLVAFGKPFLANPDLVTRFQKNIPLVSFDQTTLYTADEKGYIDYPLAS; this comes from the coding sequence GTGAAATCATTATTTTCAGAAGCGAAGTTAGGAAACCTTACCTTAAAGAATAAAGTGGTGATGGCCCCCATGACCCGTTCCCGTTCCATCGGAAATGTGCCGGGAGAAATTGTTGCAACTTATTATGAACAAAGAGCTGAAGCGGGACTCATCGTGACAGAAGGAACATCTCCTTCTCCAAATGGTCTTGGTTATGCGAGAATTCCTGGAATTTTTTCAGAAGAACAAACCAATGCATGGAAAAAAGTCACAGACAAAGTGCATGCGAAAGGAAGTAAAATTTTTGTCCAACTTATGCATACAGGTCGTATCGGACATGAGTTGAATTTGCCGAAAGGTGCAAAAGTTCTTGGACCATCGGCAATCCTTGCGAAAGGACAAATGTGGACTGACACAGACGGAATGAAAGAACACTCTACACCGAAAGAAATGTCAAAAGCTGAATTAAAAGAAACGATCGAAGAATTTGTTTTAGCATCTAAAAATGCAATCAAAGCAGGATTTGATGGAGTTGAATTGCATGCAGCCAATGGTTATTTGTTAGAACAATTTTTACATCCGACTTCAAACCAACGAACAGACGAATATGGTGGTTCCATTGAAAATCGAATTCGTTTTATTTTAGAAGTCGCAACGGCAGTGAGTAACGCCATCGGCAAAGAGAAAACGGCCATTCGTTTATCTCCATATGGTGCCTTTAATGATCTTTTTCCATTTCCCGAAACTCATGACGAATATTCATTGTTAGCTGAAAAATTAAATGAAATTGGAATTGTATACATTCATTTAGTTGACCACTCTTCTATGGGTGCTCCCAAGGTAGAACCGGAAACAGTTCAGAACATCAGAAAAGCATTCAAAGGAACTTTAATCCTTAGTGGTGGTTATGATGCAGAACGAGCTGACAAAGATTTATCTTCTGGACATGCAGACTTAGTTGCATTTGGAAAACCTTTTTTAGCCAATCCTGATTTAGTCACTAGATTCCAAAAAAACATTCCATTGGTTTCATTTGATCAAACCACATTGTACACAGCTGATGAAAAAGGTTATATCGACTATCCATTAGCAAGTTAA